From Candidatus Krumholzibacteriia bacterium, one genomic window encodes:
- a CDS encoding C25 family cysteine peptidase → MIGLRSEADTRPGGPPATVRGFLYPSGFRVSSSSHEEIRFTLSVPTLQVRPVRGREYRLTLEGGEPLGVNGAADLPVYRRAVAVANGGEVSITVGVDRTTVLDGVQLGSYKSSSWRDHGASLPFGNRAADALRMQRVFPETNAWIEYVGHIRGQRIASIVVSPIRWDRASGRIVVATDMDIRVAVNQPRGSVFNDVGPMDAALTGSVLNWSPRGAGGGIAGGSAGTRMTMSSGGQVCRCTGSTWEVAAASAASCGADYLMIVTDSLVSSSLIDSLALRRASYNGFNVAIAKVSQMRTAQMSTEPDTLVTPVMIRSMIDSVYASQTAAHMSDGRLGYVLLVGDAFDADRNVLLPSYYGYGSGASKQAASDAYYSFLDDPAADLLPDVLIGRLPVDDDSLDWELTNVVTKIVAYEPLTASAWADSVLMVSGVSDDGFTFSGLSGFQAFFDSVLAYYPPPGRSVTQLHRLTLPSNEANHETFGEMVAGRIEAGKWLTAFFDHGFL, encoded by the coding sequence GTGATCGGACTTCGGTCCGAGGCTGACACGCGGCCAGGCGGTCCTCCTGCAACCGTCCGCGGCTTTCTCTACCCCTCTGGTTTTCGTGTTTCAAGCTCAAGTCACGAGGAAATCCGCTTCACGCTCTCGGTGCCGACCCTCCAAGTCCGACCAGTGCGAGGGCGCGAGTATCGGTTGACCCTCGAGGGCGGCGAGCCGCTTGGAGTGAATGGCGCAGCGGATCTACCCGTGTATCGACGTGCGGTCGCGGTGGCGAACGGCGGCGAGGTGTCGATAACGGTGGGCGTGGATCGCACGACGGTCCTCGATGGCGTCCAGCTTGGCTCCTACAAGAGTTCTTCCTGGCGGGATCACGGGGCATCTCTACCGTTCGGGAATCGCGCGGCAGACGCGCTCCGTATGCAACGCGTGTTTCCCGAAACGAACGCGTGGATCGAGTATGTTGGACATATACGCGGTCAGCGCATTGCATCCATAGTAGTGAGTCCGATTCGGTGGGACCGGGCGTCCGGGCGCATCGTTGTGGCCACGGACATGGACATTCGGGTAGCCGTCAACCAGCCTCGGGGAAGCGTATTCAATGATGTGGGGCCGATGGATGCGGCGCTCACGGGCTCGGTCTTGAACTGGTCGCCCCGCGGAGCGGGCGGAGGGATCGCTGGCGGGTCCGCGGGCACCCGGATGACGATGTCCTCGGGAGGGCAGGTTTGCAGGTGCACGGGATCCACGTGGGAGGTGGCGGCAGCGTCCGCCGCCTCGTGCGGTGCAGACTACCTCATGATCGTTACCGACTCGCTCGTGAGTTCGAGCCTCATCGATTCGCTCGCGCTACGGCGGGCGTCGTACAACGGGTTCAACGTGGCGATCGCGAAGGTGTCCCAGATGAGGACCGCTCAGATGAGCACCGAGCCTGACACTCTGGTCACTCCCGTGATGATACGGTCGATGATCGACTCCGTGTATGCATCACAGACCGCCGCGCACATGTCGGATGGTCGGTTAGGGTACGTGCTCTTGGTTGGCGACGCCTTCGACGCAGATCGGAATGTGCTGCTTCCGTCGTACTACGGGTACGGATCTGGGGCAAGCAAGCAGGCAGCATCTGATGCGTACTACTCTTTCCTTGACGATCCGGCAGCCGATCTGCTCCCAGACGTATTGATCGGTCGACTCCCCGTTGATGACGACTCACTGGACTGGGAGTTGACGAACGTCGTGACAAAGATCGTGGCGTATGAACCGCTGACGGCCTCCGCGTGGGCGGACAGCGTTCTGATGGTTTCTGGCGTAAGCGATGACGGCTTTACATTTAGCGGACTGAGCGGGTTCCAGGCCTTCTTCGACTCTGTGCTCGCGTACTATCCGCCGCCGGGAAGATCGGTGACACAGCTCCATCGTTTGACACTCCCGTCGAATGAGGCCAATCACGAGACGTTTGGCGAGATGGTCGCAGGGCGTATCGAGGCGGGGAAGTGGCTGACCGCATTCTTCGACCACGGCTTCTTGTAA